Proteins from one Panicum virgatum strain AP13 chromosome 7K, P.virgatum_v5, whole genome shotgun sequence genomic window:
- the LOC120641687 gene encoding WRKY transcription factor WRKY51-like yields the protein MAVDLMGCYAPRRANDQLAIQEAAAAGLRSLELLVSSLSSQAAAPHKAAQHLQQQQQPFGEIADQAVSKFRKVISILDRTGHARFRRGPVDSPAPAAAPVVASPAPPPAPLQHVAPVSVAQPAPAPQPQSLTLDFTKPNLTMSGATSVTSTSFFSSVTAGEGSVSKGRSLMSAGKPPLSGHKRKPCAGAHSEATANGSRCHCSKRRKNRVKRTIRVPAISSKIADIPPDEYSWRKYGQKPIKGSPYPRGYYKCSTVRGCPARKHVERATDDPAMLVVTYEGEHRHTPGAAGPSPLATASPVAAPLASVSAGNGHV from the exons ATGGCCGTGGACCTCATGGGCTGCTACGCCCCTCGCCGCGCCAACGACCAGCTCGCCAtccaggaggcggcggcggccggcctccgCAGCCTGGAGCTCCTGGTCTCGTCCCTTTCCTCCCAGGCCGCGGCACCGCACAAGGCCGCCCAGCaccttcagcagcagcagcagccgttcGGCGAGATCGCCGACCAGGCCGTCTCCAAGTTCCGCAAGGTGATCTCCATCCTGGACCGCACCGGCCACGCCCGCTTCCGCCGCGGGCCCGTGGACTCgccggccccggccgccgccccagtGGTGGCttcccctgctcctcccccgGCGCCGCTGCAGCACGTGGCGCCCGTCAGCGTGGCGCAGCCGGCGCCGGCCCCGCAGCCGCAGAGCCTGACGCTGGACTTCACGAAGCCGAACCTGACCATGTCCGGCGCGACGTCCGTGACCTCGACGTCCTTCTTCTCCTCGGTGACCGCCGGCGAGGGAAGCGTCTCCAAGGGCCGCAGCCTGATGTCCGCCGGGAAGCCGCCGCTGTCCGGGCACAAGCGGAAGCCCTGCGCCGGCGCGCACTCCGAGGCCACCGCTAACGGCAGCCGCTGCCACTGCTCCAAGAGAAG GAAAAACCGTGTGAAGAGGACCATCAGAGTGCCGGCGATCAGCTCCAAGATCGCCGACATCCCGCCGGATGAGTACTCCTGGAGGAAGTACGGCCAGAAACCCATCAAGGGCTCCCCTTACCCACG GGGCTACTACAAATGCAGCACCGTCCGTGGGTGCCCGGCGAGGAAGCACGTGGAGCGCGCCACCGACGACCCCGCGATGCTGGTGGTGACGTACGAGGGCGAGCACCGCCACACGCCGGGAGCCGCCGGGCCGAGCCCCCTGGCGACGGCGTCGCCGGTGGCCGCccctctagccagcgtctccgCCGGCAACGGCCATGTCTGA